One segment of Oscillospiraceae bacterium MB08-C2-2 DNA contains the following:
- a CDS encoding late competence development ComFB family protein, producing the protein MNNTAIESNMENPHSKYVLINAYDDIVKTMVRQFMDKTEMCRCEKCFLDVCALVFNRQYTHFVTTREGALLAKVPEMNHGNRVEMTVVVMDAIRIVKNFPKH; encoded by the coding sequence ATGAACAATACCGCTATAGAAAGCAATATGGAAAATCCCCATTCGAAATATGTTCTGATTAATGCATACGACGATATTGTAAAAACAATGGTCAGGCAGTTTATGGATAAAACAGAAATGTGCCGTTGTGAGAAATGCTTTTTGGATGTGTGCGCCTTGGTTTTTAACCGCCAATACACACATTTCGTCACCACCCGGGAGGGGGCGCTGCTGGCAAAGGTTCCCGAAATGAATCACGGCAATCGGGTTGAAATGACCGTTGTGGTTATGGACGCTATTCGTATCGTGAAAAATTTCCCCAAACACTGA
- a CDS encoding XRE family transcriptional regulator, whose amino-acid sequence MSAVGAKIKKIRKQRKMTLQDLANFTGLSVGYLSNLERDLTNPTLINLQQICDALQVNVVDIISQTSGETVVRRDQRQELFVPNSSIRYQLLTAGRHSMRGMSVIIDADNSDEEILWGHFEDEMLIVQKGSLEIEFGGEQYILEEGDCAYIAPNTPHKIRKHGAGECTFLWVISDPKAYSLEESAYQLVTK is encoded by the coding sequence ATGTCAGCAGTTGGGGCAAAAATTAAGAAAATCCGCAAGCAGCGGAAAATGACATTACAGGATCTGGCCAATTTTACAGGCCTTTCCGTGGGTTATCTTAGTAATTTGGAACGAGATTTGACCAACCCGACACTGATCAATCTTCAGCAGATTTGTGATGCTTTGCAGGTAAATGTAGTGGATATTATCAGCCAAACCAGCGGCGAAACCGTGGTTCGGCGTGATCAGCGGCAGGAGTTGTTTGTCCCCAATTCCAGCATCCGGTATCAGCTTCTCACAGCGGGCCGTCATTCCATGCGGGGAATGAGCGTGATCATTGATGCAGATAATTCCGATGAAGAAATCCTTTGGGGGCATTTTGAGGATGAAATGCTGATTGTTCAGAAGGGTTCCTTGGAAATTGAATTTGGCGGCGAGCAGTACATATTGGAGGAAGGGGATTGTGCTTATATAGCACCCAATACTCCTCACAAAATCCGTAAGCATGGGGCCGGGGAGTGTACCTTCCTTTGGGTGATCAGCGATCCCAAGGCCTACTCTCTTGAAGAGAGTGCTTATCAGTTGGTAACTAAGTAA
- a CDS encoding L-fucose/L-arabinose isomerase family protein, with translation MKRDRIKIGFAPTKRDIFNHPETFELRETILQQISGWLQDVVEIVDIDDVTQQGLLETEDGAIAVTEKFRREGVDGLFVPHCNFGSESSIVYVASRLNVPVLVWGPQDNDPSTPIDFKISSVGRARDTQCGLFATGKALRRVNVPFTYLPNAPLESDVLERGYKAFVSVCATVKAFKETKILQIGTRPEAFWTVICNEGELLERFGIRVFPITLVELQQASQELKETAPDEIAETVSLISKLTTPVGVNDDDLVNMAAYYLALQALCSKYHCNAVATSCWDAFQAAMGISACAVNGYVGQTGIPVVCEMDIHGAISSRLMQAAGLYTDPVFFADLTIRHPTNPNAELLWHCGNFPPCMAKDPAACTVRNIPAATPSPGKSYFELRTDEDMTICRFDGDHGEYSLLMGQGKSVEGPATTGTYSWFEVNDWVAWEEKLVYGPYVHHTAGTYGKLSPILHETCKYIGVTPDPTDPDTAGIQNFWRGR, from the coding sequence ATGAAACGAGACCGAATTAAAATCGGGTTTGCTCCGACAAAACGCGATATCTTCAACCATCCAGAAACCTTTGAGCTGCGTGAAACCATTCTGCAGCAAATTAGCGGATGGCTGCAGGATGTTGTTGAAATCGTGGATATTGACGATGTAACCCAGCAGGGCCTGCTGGAAACCGAAGATGGCGCCATTGCAGTGACAGAGAAGTTTCGCCGTGAAGGTGTGGATGGTCTCTTTGTGCCGCACTGCAACTTCGGCAGTGAATCCAGCATTGTATATGTGGCATCCCGCTTGAATGTACCGGTGCTGGTATGGGGCCCGCAGGATAACGACCCTTCCACCCCTATCGATTTTAAAATATCCTCCGTTGGTCGGGCCCGTGATACCCAATGCGGGCTGTTCGCCACCGGCAAAGCGCTGCGGCGTGTCAACGTTCCTTTCACCTATCTGCCAAACGCCCCTTTGGAAAGCGATGTGCTGGAGCGGGGTTATAAAGCCTTTGTGAGTGTTTGTGCCACAGTCAAAGCTTTCAAGGAAACCAAAATTCTCCAGATCGGCACCCGCCCAGAAGCCTTCTGGACGGTAATCTGCAACGAAGGTGAGCTGCTGGAACGGTTCGGCATCCGGGTATTCCCCATTACTCTGGTGGAACTGCAGCAAGCAAGCCAAGAACTCAAAGAGACTGCTCCGGATGAAATTGCCGAAACGGTTTCCCTTATAAGCAAGCTTACCACACCGGTGGGGGTAAATGATGACGATCTTGTAAACATGGCGGCCTATTATCTGGCTTTGCAGGCTCTTTGCAGCAAATACCACTGCAACGCTGTAGCCACCAGCTGCTGGGATGCTTTTCAGGCGGCTATGGGAATTTCGGCCTGCGCTGTTAACGGCTATGTGGGCCAAACCGGCATCCCGGTCGTTTGCGAGATGGATATTCACGGTGCCATCAGCTCCCGCCTGATGCAGGCCGCTGGGCTTTATACCGACCCTGTTTTCTTTGCCGATCTGACCATTCGCCACCCGACCAATCCCAATGCTGAGCTTCTTTGGCACTGCGGCAATTTCCCGCCCTGTATGGCCAAGGACCCCGCTGCCTGTACCGTACGCAACATTCCGGCCGCTACTCCCTCCCCGGGCAAAAGCTATTTTGAACTGCGCACAGACGAAGACATGACCATTTGCCGCTTTGACGGCGATCATGGCGAGTATAGCCTGTTGATGGGGCAGGGGAAAAGCGTGGAAGGCCCCGCCACCACCGGAACCTACAGCTGGTTTGAGGTGAACGATTGGGTTGCGTGGGAAGAAAAGCTGGTCTACGGGCCTTATGTCCATCATACGGCAGGTACATACGGCAAGCTGTCTCCCATTCTTCATGAGACCTGCAAATACATCGGTGTCACACCCGACCCCACCGATCCCGATACTGCCGGGATTCAAAACTTTTGGCGGGGCCGTTAA
- a CDS encoding putative ABC transporter permease, whose protein sequence is MEFSFSQLVLYLAAYSVIGWICETIYCSVGQRKFINRGFLNGPYCPIYGVGGVIILAVTQPFAPWPPLVFAAAMVAASILEYFTSWLMEEMFQIRWWDYSHMRFNLRGRICLLNSLLFGGMGLAAVYLLHPLASGLIGKIPSDIQRVVASLVVVVFLWDLLVTLNGLLGLSQSMKKLREYFAGLELHDISHTWYNRRDLAASVAQLYKLLQKEPENKTLAKIQGQLEDLIGWGHIQSRRFVNAFPYMTVSGLGRTAESLRQSWEHHKEKTAAGGGLRRILRRKARQGASVFTRELNVYRLTWVFVVACVLGYFIETVYCLVTTGVIESRQGMLYGPFNQVYGFGAVLMAVLLTPLAKKNDRWVFMGSALIGGAFEYLCSWLQEKMFGAVSWDYSSHHLSIGGRTSITFMFFWGILGLVFIKAIYPRLSHVIDRIPKRQGRVMISILAVALSINMLLSGLAVYRWTERLYGQPADTWLGHFLDRQYPDSMLEEVYPNMSRVEIE, encoded by the coding sequence GTGGAATTCAGCTTTTCCCAATTGGTGCTGTATCTGGCGGCCTACAGTGTTATAGGTTGGATTTGCGAAACCATATATTGTTCGGTGGGTCAGCGCAAATTTATCAACAGGGGCTTTTTAAATGGCCCTTATTGCCCCATTTATGGTGTGGGCGGTGTGATCATTTTAGCCGTTACACAACCTTTTGCACCGTGGCCTCCATTGGTTTTTGCGGCGGCCATGGTGGCGGCCAGTATTTTGGAGTACTTCACCAGCTGGCTGATGGAGGAAATGTTTCAGATACGCTGGTGGGATTATTCCCATATGCGCTTTAACCTGCGGGGCCGTATCTGCCTGCTGAATTCGCTGCTTTTTGGCGGAATGGGTCTTGCAGCTGTCTATTTGCTGCATCCTTTGGCAAGCGGACTCATTGGGAAAATACCCAGCGACATCCAAAGGGTTGTGGCTTCGCTGGTGGTTGTGGTATTTCTATGGGATTTGCTGGTCACCCTCAATGGATTGCTGGGGCTTTCTCAGAGTATGAAAAAGCTGCGGGAATACTTTGCCGGGCTGGAACTTCACGATATTTCACATACCTGGTATAACCGGCGGGATTTAGCAGCCAGCGTTGCCCAGCTTTATAAGCTGCTGCAAAAGGAGCCGGAAAACAAAACCCTGGCCAAGATTCAGGGACAGCTTGAAGATTTAATTGGCTGGGGACACATTCAGAGCCGGCGGTTTGTCAATGCATTCCCCTATATGACAGTCAGCGGTTTGGGCAGAACAGCAGAAAGCCTGCGCCAAAGCTGGGAGCATCATAAGGAGAAAACTGCCGCTGGCGGCGGTCTGCGCCGTATATTGCGCCGGAAGGCACGGCAGGGTGCCTCGGTGTTTACCCGGGAGCTGAACGTTTACAGGCTGACTTGGGTTTTTGTGGTAGCCTGTGTGCTGGGTTATTTTATTGAAACGGTTTATTGCCTTGTGACCACCGGCGTTATTGAAAGCCGTCAGGGTATGCTTTATGGGCCGTTTAATCAGGTGTATGGCTTCGGTGCGGTGCTGATGGCTGTTTTGCTGACTCCTCTGGCCAAAAAGAATGACCGGTGGGTCTTTATGGGAAGTGCTTTGATCGGGGGCGCTTTCGAATACCTTTGCAGCTGGCTGCAGGAGAAAATGTTTGGCGCTGTTTCGTGGGATTATTCCTCCCATCATCTTTCCATTGGCGGAAGAACCAGCATAACCTTTATGTTTTTCTGGGGAATATTGGGGCTTGTTTTTATTAAAGCCATCTATCCAAGGCTTTCCCACGTTATTGACCGAATTCCCAAGCGGCAGGGGCGGGTTATGATCTCGATTCTGGCTGTTGCCCTGAGCATCAACATGCTTTTATCCGGGCTGGCGGTTTATCGTTGGACTGAGCGGCTCTACGGCCAACCGGCGGATACATGGCTGGGCCATTTTCTGGATCGGCAATATCCGGATTCTATGCTGGAAGAAGTCTATCCCAATATGTCCAGGGTGGAAATAGAATAG
- the recG gene encoding ATP-dependent DNA helicase RecG: MPPLTTQTPVQYLKGVGERRAALYHKLGIHTAGELLAHYPRSYLDLTKLLTIEEAPLGELCAIVATITHKSGEQRIRAGFSLFKLTAEDSTGRITITLFNNKFLAEGLRLEGEYIFLGKPGGSFVKKELLSPEVYSLSEGGKLLPVYPQTAGLNSRFIRKNISQILEQISDFPDILPPDIRRRYQLGEINYCLRNIHFPENEHAASVARKRFIFEELLVLSLRLGKLCWDNQISPVEPMKPYSLEKFYEGLPFSPTGAQRRSGEEIAADLRSGIPMNRLLQGDVGSGKTLVAAAAVWYTFQNGGQSAMMAPTEILASQHWATMTRLLEGSGIQVALLTGSTKASQKKAILAGMAEGSIHLCVGTHALLSQGVEFQNLRLVITDEQHRFGVNQRTQLAGKSQQPHVLVMSATPIPRTLSLMIYGDLKLSVLDELPPGRQPVETFVIDSSKRERALRFIKKHLDSGRQAYIVCPLIEQGEVDTGLRPAVEYAKSLSEGIFKGYTVGLLHGKMKPADKEKAMSAFEKGQLQLLVSTTVVEVGVDVPNAAIILIENAERFGLSQLHQLRGRVGRGKHQSFCILCSDAKGETSRKRLGVMKEHSDGFVIAEYDLKLRGPGDFFGSRQHGLPELHIASLADDMELLSQAQTCAITLLEQDPGLALKEHAGLAQSVQRLLERVGQQPN, translated from the coding sequence ATGCCGCCTCTTACCACTCAAACACCGGTGCAGTATCTAAAGGGTGTGGGAGAACGCCGGGCTGCTCTGTATCATAAGCTGGGTATCCACACTGCCGGGGAGCTGTTAGCCCATTACCCCCGCAGCTATCTGGATTTGACCAAGCTTCTGACCATAGAGGAAGCTCCTTTAGGGGAGCTTTGTGCCATTGTGGCCACCATCACCCACAAATCCGGTGAACAGCGCATTCGGGCAGGTTTTTCCCTCTTTAAGCTGACCGCGGAGGATTCCACCGGGCGCATCACCATCACCCTTTTTAACAACAAGTTTCTGGCCGAGGGGCTTCGCCTGGAAGGAGAATATATCTTTCTTGGCAAGCCGGGAGGCTCCTTTGTGAAAAAAGAGCTGCTCTCCCCGGAGGTATACAGCCTGTCTGAGGGGGGGAAGCTTCTGCCCGTTTACCCCCAAACGGCGGGGCTGAACTCTCGGTTTATCCGCAAGAATATTTCTCAAATTCTGGAGCAGATATCGGATTTCCCCGATATTTTACCGCCCGATATTCGCCGCCGCTATCAGCTGGGCGAAATTAACTATTGCCTGCGTAACATCCACTTCCCCGAAAATGAGCATGCGGCTTCGGTTGCACGCAAGCGGTTCATTTTTGAGGAGCTGCTGGTGCTTTCCCTGAGGTTGGGCAAGCTGTGCTGGGATAATCAGATTTCTCCTGTAGAACCCATGAAGCCCTATTCACTGGAGAAGTTCTATGAGGGCCTCCCCTTTTCCCCTACCGGTGCTCAGCGCCGCAGCGGGGAGGAAATCGCCGCCGATCTCCGTTCCGGTATTCCCATGAACCGCCTTTTACAGGGGGATGTAGGCTCAGGGAAAACCCTTGTGGCGGCCGCCGCTGTTTGGTATACCTTTCAAAACGGCGGGCAATCGGCCATGATGGCTCCCACCGAAATTTTAGCCAGCCAGCACTGGGCCACCATGACCCGCCTGCTTGAAGGCAGCGGCATCCAAGTGGCTTTGCTCACCGGCTCCACCAAGGCAAGCCAAAAGAAAGCGATTCTCGCAGGGATGGCCGAGGGCTCCATTCATTTATGTGTAGGCACCCACGCTTTGCTTTCTCAAGGGGTGGAGTTTCAAAATCTGCGGCTGGTGATTACCGATGAGCAGCATCGCTTTGGTGTCAACCAGCGGACACAGCTTGCGGGCAAAAGCCAGCAACCCCATGTGCTGGTCATGTCCGCCACACCCATTCCCCGCACCCTTTCCTTGATGATTTATGGTGATCTCAAGCTTTCGGTGTTGGACGAACTGCCGCCCGGGCGGCAGCCGGTGGAAACCTTTGTAATCGATTCCTCCAAGCGGGAGCGGGCGCTGCGCTTTATTAAAAAGCATCTGGACAGCGGCAGGCAGGCTTATATTGTCTGCCCTCTTATTGAGCAGGGGGAAGTGGATACCGGGCTGCGCCCTGCCGTGGAATATGCCAAGAGCCTTTCGGAGGGCATTTTTAAAGGCTACACGGTGGGGTTGCTCCACGGAAAGATGAAGCCTGCCGATAAAGAAAAAGCTATGTCCGCCTTTGAAAAGGGACAGCTCCAGCTTTTGGTTTCCACCACTGTGGTGGAGGTGGGTGTGGATGTCCCCAATGCCGCTATTATCCTGATTGAAAATGCGGAGCGCTTCGGCTTGAGCCAGCTGCATCAGCTCAGAGGCCGGGTAGGGCGTGGAAAGCACCAATCCTTCTGCATTCTTTGCTCCGACGCCAAGGGTGAAACTTCCCGCAAGCGCCTCGGCGTTATGAAGGAACACAGCGACGGCTTTGTGATTGCAGAATATGACCTGAAGCTTCGGGGGCCGGGTGACTTTTTCGGAAGCCGCCAGCATGGTCTCCCTGAGCTTCACATTGCCAGCCTTGCCGATGATATGGAGCTGCTTTCTCAGGCGCAGACCTGTGCAATCACCCTGCTGGAGCAAGACCCCGGACTTGCCCTAAAAGAGCACGCAGGCCTTGCCCAAAGCGTTCAGCGCTTGCTGGAGCGCGTGGGCCAGCAGCCCAACTGA
- a CDS encoding TPM domain-containing protein: MKRKITILLSLVLVAVLLMGASPPAPSSALFVNDYANLCSTADQEQMLAIARQLEAQTGAQVALLTVESLDGLDIESYSIGVVDEWKLGQKGKDNGVLILVSIGDQESRIEVGKGLEGTLTDILTGRIQDDYMLPQFREGNYSTGIVEGFEATAALVYKHYGLEVPEEIGTVVTEESSFGLGSIGIFIAILVISILLQNANRRRLIRLGRYAPYVRPRRNFVKTYRDDDDHFGGFGGFGGGGFGGGGFGGGSSGGGGSFGGGGSSRKW; this comes from the coding sequence GAAGAGAAAAATTACAATACTGCTGAGCCTTGTGCTGGTGGCAGTGCTGCTTATGGGCGCCAGCCCACCTGCACCTTCCTCCGCGTTGTTTGTCAACGATTATGCCAATCTTTGCAGCACCGCCGACCAAGAGCAGATGCTGGCAATTGCCCGCCAGCTGGAAGCTCAAACCGGTGCACAGGTGGCCCTGCTCACTGTGGAAAGTCTGGATGGCTTGGATATTGAATCCTATTCCATCGGGGTTGTGGATGAGTGGAAGCTGGGCCAAAAAGGTAAGGATAACGGTGTGCTGATACTGGTTTCCATTGGGGATCAGGAATCACGCATTGAGGTGGGTAAAGGGCTTGAAGGTACCCTGACCGATATTCTCACCGGCCGTATTCAGGATGACTATATGCTCCCGCAGTTCCGGGAAGGGAATTACTCCACCGGCATTGTGGAGGGGTTTGAAGCCACCGCAGCCCTTGTTTATAAGCATTACGGCTTGGAAGTTCCAGAGGAAATCGGCACTGTAGTCACAGAGGAAAGCAGTTTTGGGCTGGGCAGCATCGGCATCTTTATTGCTATTCTTGTTATTTCCATTTTGCTGCAAAACGCCAATCGCCGCAGATTAATTCGTCTTGGCCGCTATGCCCCATATGTCCGCCCGCGACGCAATTTTGTTAAAACCTATCGGGATGATGACGATCATTTTGGCGGCTTTGGTGGTTTCGGTGGCGGAGGCTTCGGTGGTGGCGGGTTTGGCGGAGGTTCTTCTGGTGGCGGCGGCAGCTTTGGTGGCGGCGGCAGCTCCAGAAAGTGGTAA